A segment of the Sphingopyxis sp. OAS728 genome:
AGACGCCGACTCATGCAGCAGCCAAGCTTGGGTCCGGATTGGCGGCAAATAGGAACGAACAAAAGGTGAATATCGCCGAAATGACGGCATGGTTACACCAGGGTGGAGCGATGAAACGGGGTAGGCAGCATGATGGACCATGAAACATCGATCGGGCGCGACACATCGGCGCTTTTGCTGAGTGGCTTCGGGACGGAGCCGACCTGGCCGCCCCGCGCGATAGGCGGGCCCGCTCGCGACGGTGTCGCGTCGCCCTTGCTGTTCGTCGGCGCGCCGACCGATGTGCCCGACACGACATCGCTCCCGGACGTGCGGCTCGCCATGACGCGTCCGCCGTCGCGCGCGGCGGGGTCGATCCGGCAAAATCCCACGCTCGATATCGTCTGGCTGGCGGCGGCGGACACGATCGAAGGCGAAATGCTTGGCGACATCTGCGCCGCCGTGGGCGAGCAGGGCTGCAACCTTGTTTGCGAAACCTCGCTGGCGGCGCTCGATCGCGTGGTCGCGGCGATCCCCGCGTCGCTTCCCGTACAATTTCTCGTCGACGCCGATCCGACCGACCGGCTTGTCGCCTTGGCGGCGGCGCGGCGGACGCGGCATGCGGTGTTCCATGATATCGCGCGCGACGATGCGATGGAGCGGATCGACCGGTTGCAGGAAGAGGTGGCGCGCATTTCGCGTTTACTCGGCGACCTCGCGGGGCAAAGGGGCGGGCTTCCCGGCACCCCCACAGGCTTTGCGCCGCGAAGCGACGATGTGGCCGACCATGTGGGACAGGTACGCGCGCCGGGACGTGATTTTGCGGCGATGCCGCGCAGCTTCGTTCCCGAAGAGCGGGTGCTCGACCGGCAGCGCGCCAAGGCGGTGCGGCGGATGCTGCGCCAGCGACGGATGCGCGAACAATATTTCCCCGCCGACCTGTTCGCCGATCCGGCGTGGGACATGCTGCTCGACCTTTATGCCGCGCGGCTCGAGCGTCAGCCGGTGTCGGTGTCGAGCCTGTGCATCGCCGCCGCGGTTCCCGCGACGACCGCGCTGCGCTGGATCAAGACGATGACAGATGCGGGCCTGTTCCTGCGCGAGGACGACCCGCACGACGGCCGCCGCATTTTCATCGCGCTGGCCGAAGGCGCGTATGATGCGCTTGCCCGTTATTTCGAGGCGCTGGACGAATAGACATGGCCCGCATCGATCGAGGCGCCTAGGCTTCGGCCGATGAAGGATGCTGTCGAAGTGGTCGTGAACGACCGGATGCAACAGGGCTATCGCTATACGCGCACGGCCCCGATGGGGAAGGCGTTCGACCCCGATTTCGAACCCGAACTCACGCCCGCCGAGATGCTGGAGCTCGGTATATTCTGCGGCAAATATATGACCGACTGCACCGCCGAATTTCCGGCGAGCTGGTTCGAGAAGGCAAAGCTTTCGCCCGAGCGCCCCGACTGCTCGCTCAACTATTTCGGCATCCGGGCGAGCGTTCCCTTGCACGTCTGGGTCCAGAAGGGGTGGATCCATCCCGACGATCCGCGCGGCTGGTTTCAATGGTATTGCCGATATTATTCGGGGCGGCGGATGCCGGGCGAGGACCATCGTCAGATCGGGCGTTGGCGTGCGTTCCGGCGCCACGCCGCGCAAGTGCGCAAGCATTGCGAACCGGGCGATCCCTTTTGCCGGCCGAAACAGCGGCAGGCGTTGCTGCAATGGGCCTATGACAGCCGCGATATCTAGTCGGCGTCTTCGCCATTTCCCTTGCGGTCGCGGCGCATTATGGCGAACGCCCGATCGAAGGAGTTTGCGCCAATGCCGATCATGGCCGCGCGTCATTATAACAATGGCCAGCTTGTCCGCGAGCTCGGGCCCGACGACATCATTCCCGACGATTGCGACACCGGCGACTTCTTCTGGCTAGGCCTTTACGAACCGACCCCCGGCGAGCTCGAGGGCATCGCCAAGCGCTTCGGCCTCCATCCGCTCGCGGTGGAAGATGCGCTGAAGGCGAACCAACTCCCGAAGGTCGAGGTCTATGGCGACCAGCTCTTCATCATCGCGCGCACCGCCAACCTCGAAGGCGATACGATCGAACCCGGCGAAACCGCTATCTTTGCTGGGCCGCATTTCCTCGTCACCGTCCGCCACGGTTCAGCGCGCACGCATACGACGGTGCGCCAGCGGCTCGAAAGCTTGCCGCTCAAGCTCGCGCACGGCCCCGACTATGTGCTCTATGCCATTCTCGATTTCATCATCGACGGCTATTTTCCGGTCATCGACGCGATCGAGGACCAGATGCTGATCGTCGAGGAAAGTGTCATGGACACGCCGCTCGATGCAGATGAGATTCGCCATCTCTATCGCCAGCGGCACGAAATCATCCGTTTCCAGCGGCTTGTCGGCTTGATGAAGGACGTCGCCAACCGCCTCGCCACCGACGACGATCTGCCCAACATCGATGCGGCGGTCCGGCCGTTTTTTCGCGATATCTGGGACCATGTATCGCGCGCCGAATTCCGCCTCGCCAGCCTGCGCGACATTGCGGCATCGGTGCTCGACACCAACTCACTGCTCGAGCAGCAGCGGCAGGGCGTGATCACGCGCCAGCTCGCGGCCTGGGCCGCAATCCTCGCGGTGCCCACCGCGATTGCCGGCATCTATGGCATGAATTTCGAATTCATGCCCGAACTCGACTGGGCCTTTGGCTATCCGTTCGCGCTGGCGCTGATCTTCGGCGGGTCGGGGCTCGTTTTCTGGCGCTTCAAGCACATCGGCTGGCTCTGACGCGCGCGATGCGCTTGCCAGCGGCGGACGCTTATGGCAGGGCGCGCTTCCCGCACATGGCGACGTCTGTCGACATGGGAAGGGGCGATTAGCTCAGTTGGTAGAGCATCTCGTTTACACCGAGAGGGTCGGCGGTTCGAGCCCGTCATCGCCCACCATCATTCGGCCGCTTCGGCGGTCAGCGCGGGCCGGGTCTTGGCAAAGGGGCTGAGGCCAAGCCAGGATTCGATGCTTTTGGCGAGCGCGTCGTCGCCCGTCAGAAGCAGCCGACCATCGCCAAGCGCTTCGGCGAGCGTATCATACCCCATCCAGATCGCGGTCATCGTCTTGAGGTCGGCCGAGACATAAAGATCGACATCGGCCCCGGGATCGACCGAACAGAGCTGGGTTTCCTGATCGGGCTCGACCACCAGCCACCATGATCGCCGGTCGGTGGGGAGCTCGGCGTAGCGGAACTGCACGATCACCTTGCGGTCGGGCATCGGGTCGACGACCAGCCCGCGGCGCATGTCCCACATCAACAGCTGTACATCGAGCTGTTCGAGCGAAAGATCGCCGTCGATCCAGCGCTTGCCCCAGACGCCGAACGCCTCGACCACCGGCGCCAGTTCGAGCCCGGCGCGGGTCAATCGATAGTCGAACACGCCCGATTCGCGCGCGACGGGCGCGCGAAAGACGATGCCCGCCGCCTCCAGATCCTTCAGCCGCTGCGACAGGAGCGCGGGCGACATGCGCGGCACGCCGCGTCGCAAGTCATTGAAACGGGTCGATCCTGCAGCGAGTTCGCGGACAAGGACAATCGTCCAGCGCGTGCACAATATCTCCGCCGCCATCGCGACGGGGCAGAATTGACCGTAACTGGCATTCGCCATGATACACTCCTCTTTGCGCCGATATACCGCATGAGTCGCAGGGGAGGCGAGTTCAGTTTCTGTATCGGGTCGATTCAGTTCCTGAACTATCCGCCGCTTTACCGAGCCGTCATGACCATCGCCAGCAAGGGAATGCTTAGGAGATGAACATGTTGATTGCAGCACAAACGAAGACGCAGGATTATTGGTACGAGATCGCCGACCGGATTGCCGAGCGAATTGGCGTTTCGGCCGCCGCGCACGACCACGACAAGAGCTTCGTCGCCGAAAATTACGACCTGCTCCGCGAAGCCGGGCTGATCGGCGCGGCGGTGCCCGTCGAACTCGGCGGCGACGGGCTCGATTATGCGACGCTGTGCGGCATCGTCCGCCGGCTCGGGAAAAGCTGCGGGTCGACCGCGCTCGCTTTCTCGATGCATTGCCATCAGGTGGCGGTGGCCGCTTGGCGCTGGCAGCATATGCAGGCGCCGACCGACGGCTTGCTCCGCCGCGTGGCCGCCGAAAATCTGCTGCTCGTGTCGAGCGGCGGGTCGGACTGGTTGCAAGGCGGCGGGACCGCGACGAAGGTCGAGGGCGGTTTCCTGATCAATGCGCGCAAGGTCTTTTCGAGCGGTTGCCAGGCGGGCGACCTGTTGATGACGAGCGCGGTCTATGACGACCCCGAAGCGGGGGCGACCGTCCTGCATTTCGGTCTGCCCTTCAAGGCCGAGGGCGTGACGATCCTCGACACATGGGACACGATGGGCATGCGCGGCACCGGATCGCACGATGTCGAGATCAAGGATGTATTCCTTGCCGACGCCGCCGTGTCGGGCCGCCGGCCGCAGGGCAAATGGCACCCGCTGTTCCACATCATCAGCATGATCGCCTTCCCGCTGATCTATTCGGCCTATCTCGGCGTCGCCGAGGGCGCGCGCGATGCGGCGATCGAGACCGCACGGCGCAAGCCGGCGAACGCCGGGCTCGTCGCACTGACCGGCGAAATGCAGAATGCGTTCTGGACCGCCGAAACCGCGCTCGCCGCGATGATTGCCACGGCGCAAAGCGCCACGCCCGGACCGGAAACGACGAGCGCGGTGATGACCGGGCGGACGGTCGCGGGCCGCGCCGCGATCCGCACCGCCGAACTCGCGATGGAAGTCGCCGGCGGCGGCGCTTTCTATAAGGGCTCGATCGTCGAACGCGCGTTTCGTGACGTGCAGGGCGCGCGCTTCCACCCGCTGCAGGAACCCGCGCAGCGCGAATTGAGCGGCCGTCTGGCGCTGGGGCTCGATATCGACGGGTAGTTCGCTCCACACCCCTTTTGGCGGTTGGAAACGGATTGCAGGGCGAATGTCGGCGCGACATTCGCCCTGCAATCTCGTGCGGGGACCAGCCAGTATTTCGAGCCTTGTTGGATGGGCCGCCGCGGCGTTAAGGGGCAGTTCTGTCTGGAAAGGTTCCCCCGCGATGAAACGCCTGCTTGCCGTCCTTGCCTCCCCGCTGCTTGTTCTGGGGCAACCTGCCCTCGCGGCGCAGAAGCAGGGCGATGTCATCATCCGTCACGTCACGCTGATCGACGTCGAGGCGGCGAAGGCGCTGGCGGATCAGGCGGTCGTGCTGCACGGCGACGACATTGTCGCGGTCGGTTCGGACGCCGACATAGCGCGCGGCTGGCGTGCAAAGCAGAAGGTCGACGGCAAGGGCCGCTTCCTGATCCCCGGCCTGTGGGACATGCATGTCCATTTCGGCGGCGGGCCCGACCTGATCGAAGAGAATAAGGCGCTGTTGCCGCTCTATGTCGCGAACGGCATCACCACGATCCGCGACTGTTCGGGGGATTTGCCCGAGCAGGTGCTCGCGTGGCGCAGCGAAATCACGAACGGTAGTCTGTTCGGCCCGCGCTTGCTGACCTCGGGCGCGAAGATCGAAGGGATCGCGCCGGTGTGGAAGGGCACGATCGAGGTCGGAAGCACCGCCGATGTCGATGCCGCGCTCGACCGCCTCAAGGCGCGCGACAAGGTCGATTTCGTCAAGATCACCGACAGCACGTTGAAACCCGAACTGTTCCTCTACGCGCTGACCAGGGCCAAGGCGCTGGGCCTCAAGACGTCGGGGCATATCCCGATGGCGCTGACGGTCGATCAGGCGGTCGATGCGGGGATCAGTTCGATCGAGCATCTCGACTATGCTTATAATGCGGGAGCCAAGGACGAGGCCCTGATCGCCGCCGATTTTGCCGCGAAGCGCATCGACCGCGCCGAGGCGAACCGCCGGCTCGACGCTGGCTTCGACCGCGACACCGCGATGGCCGCCTATCGCCGCTTCGCCGCGAAGGGCGTGTTCGTCACCCCGACGCTGAACGGTAGCCGGATCATCGCCTATCTCGACCGCGACGATCATTCGAAGGATGCCGGGCTTGCCTATATCGGGCCGAAGCTGCGCAAGACCTATGATTGGCGCATCG
Coding sequences within it:
- a CDS encoding MarR family transcriptional regulator, whose amino-acid sequence is MMDHETSIGRDTSALLLSGFGTEPTWPPRAIGGPARDGVASPLLFVGAPTDVPDTTSLPDVRLAMTRPPSRAAGSIRQNPTLDIVWLAAADTIEGEMLGDICAAVGEQGCNLVCETSLAALDRVVAAIPASLPVQFLVDADPTDRLVALAAARRTRHAVFHDIARDDAMERIDRLQEEVARISRLLGDLAGQRGGLPGTPTGFAPRSDDVADHVGQVRAPGRDFAAMPRSFVPEERVLDRQRAKAVRRMLRQRRMREQYFPADLFADPAWDMLLDLYAARLERQPVSVSSLCIAAAVPATTALRWIKTMTDAGLFLREDDPHDGRRIFIALAEGAYDALARYFEALDE
- a CDS encoding magnesium and cobalt transport protein CorA: MPIMAARHYNNGQLVRELGPDDIIPDDCDTGDFFWLGLYEPTPGELEGIAKRFGLHPLAVEDALKANQLPKVEVYGDQLFIIARTANLEGDTIEPGETAIFAGPHFLVTVRHGSARTHTTVRQRLESLPLKLAHGPDYVLYAILDFIIDGYFPVIDAIEDQMLIVEESVMDTPLDADEIRHLYRQRHEIIRFQRLVGLMKDVANRLATDDDLPNIDAAVRPFFRDIWDHVSRAEFRLASLRDIAASVLDTNSLLEQQRQGVITRQLAAWAAILAVPTAIAGIYGMNFEFMPELDWAFGYPFALALIFGGSGLVFWRFKHIGWL
- a CDS encoding winged helix-turn-helix transcriptional regulator; protein product: MANASYGQFCPVAMAAEILCTRWTIVLVRELAAGSTRFNDLRRGVPRMSPALLSQRLKDLEAAGIVFRAPVARESGVFDYRLTRAGLELAPVVEAFGVWGKRWIDGDLSLEQLDVQLLMWDMRRGLVVDPMPDRKVIVQFRYAELPTDRRSWWLVVEPDQETQLCSVDPGADVDLYVSADLKTMTAIWMGYDTLAEALGDGRLLLTGDDALAKSIESWLGLSPFAKTRPALTAEAAE
- a CDS encoding acyl-CoA dehydrogenase family protein, with protein sequence MLIAAQTKTQDYWYEIADRIAERIGVSAAAHDHDKSFVAENYDLLREAGLIGAAVPVELGGDGLDYATLCGIVRRLGKSCGSTALAFSMHCHQVAVAAWRWQHMQAPTDGLLRRVAAENLLLVSSGGSDWLQGGGTATKVEGGFLINARKVFSSGCQAGDLLMTSAVYDDPEAGATVLHFGLPFKAEGVTILDTWDTMGMRGTGSHDVEIKDVFLADAAVSGRRPQGKWHPLFHIISMIAFPLIYSAYLGVAEGARDAAIETARRKPANAGLVALTGEMQNAFWTAETALAAMIATAQSATPGPETTSAVMTGRTVAGRAAIRTAELAMEVAGGGAFYKGSIVERAFRDVQGARFHPLQEPAQRELSGRLALGLDIDG
- a CDS encoding amidohydrolase family protein — encoded protein: MKRLLAVLASPLLVLGQPALAAQKQGDVIIRHVTLIDVEAAKALADQAVVLHGDDIVAVGSDADIARGWRAKQKVDGKGRFLIPGLWDMHVHFGGGPDLIEENKALLPLYVANGITTIRDCSGDLPEQVLAWRSEITNGSLFGPRLLTSGAKIEGIAPVWKGTIEVGSTADVDAALDRLKARDKVDFVKITDSTLKPELFLYALTRAKALGLKTSGHIPMALTVDQAVDAGISSIEHLDYAYNAGAKDEALIAADFAAKRIDRAEANRRLDAGFDRDTAMAAYRRFAAKGVFVTPTLNGSRIIAYLDRDDHSKDAGLAYIGPKLRKTYDWRIERAAKADAAAIAARHKQIDDVATILPMLAEAGVPIIAGTDAGFLNSYNYPGFGLHDEVELFQQKGLTPAQALASATRAGPAWFGWLDRYGAVKPGMAADLVLLTQNPLEDIAATRAIDAVVVRGAVQDRAALDKMLSDTRAKVAAWNAAAKP